ctcctgtcggcATCGGCAGCGGCGCAGCTCCTGTCGGCGTCGGCAGCGGCgcagctcctgtcggcggcgacgcaccacctccgccaatagcggcggcagcaactccagacatggcgatgagcagtcgtgcaggaggcactccccaaaaacctgatcacccgcctacccggtgcagatctcaggcgaaggtgtggtttcggaggcactgcttcttccaatctctcgtgcgcgcaagagatcagaagcggggaagcgagagcaactcaggcgcggagaaggagaaactaacaccgggaaagaagcgaggaactcggatcggactcgcggcctccttatctatcaggagaaagaacgtggacgcgctgttgcggagggaatcgtgggaacgtgggttagtggctgcaaaaggatagcgacgtgacgtgacgtgacgcacgcacgccgccagCCAGCCACGCCTCGCCTCGgccacggcccggcccggcccggcgcgcgcgcgcgtgtggcattccgacccccacctcaactggtcaactgggagcctctaataactccctatttaggttgagatatttctcgcttaaatccagaggtggtattattatcctcaacatttattatgggcctttgagatttaatattataagttgggcctagcccaattattctaacaatccccaccaaatttcaaggctcataagaaatgttctcaaggctgtgcctgtttgatataccagggttttggtggagactgttaagttgaacttccacctaggaaatgagctacatcagaccacaactgaacaatggactatgccttgaattgtaagttttgtgtgatcaggtttcactcagaaccttgactggtactgggctgccgttcgcatcccctctgtttggagcatataagtcaaactccaggcctttcatgagtatctagagattgcccaaacctcatagactgtgactagcagtcgaactcatataggtgtgttccttctgagatgttctgcaggtcaacatctctgcttggaaaagccactcggatcacattaagacataagccatcctaccatgcaggaaagaagagaagcacatcatgaaaatgagcccctttcaagggtctcttctctcagtcacacaatagtttgtttcaccatccaaattcacgggatctccgatcacaatggacaggtttccactattatgcaaccttaggtgggtatcaagcccatttccctcgatgcactgtctatcacattacgtggtagccccttggtaaactgatctgccagatttctagccgtttggacatagtccaatgctatcactccagagtttttctgctttctgacagatttcagtcttctcttgatgtgtctagatgacttcatgttgtcctttgaactgttcactttaataatcactgtttgattatcgcagttcattaggatagctggcactggtttttcaaccaccggcaaatccatcaggagttcacgaagccactcagcctcaactgtcgcagtatctagtgctgtaagttctgcttccattgttgacctcgttaagatggtctgcttgcaagacttccaggaaacagcgccacctccaagtgtgaacacatatccacttgtggcttttatctcatcagcatcagatatccagtttgagtcactatacccttctagtacttttggatacccggtatagtgaattccatagctcatagtgccctttagatagcgcattactctttccagagcctgccaatgatcatctcccggatttgagacaaaccggctcagcttgcttacagcaaatgagatgtcaggcctcgttgcgctagccaagtacatcaatgaaccaatgatttgagagtatctcagttgatcccttgctattcttcggtttttccttaatagcacgctgggatcataaggagtaggagctggcttacagtcactatatccaaagcgactcaaaaccttgtccacatagtgggattgcacaagtgtaatcccaccctcatctcctctttgcagtttgatgttaagaataacatcagcctctcccaaatccttcatttcaaaactcttggacagatagtctttgacctcctcaatcacattaaggctggtcccaaagatcagtatgtcatcgacatacaaGCATaagatcaccccttctcccccaccatagcgatagtatacacatttatcagcttcgttcacaacaaagcctgcagatgtaagcgtggtgtcaaacttctcatgccattgcttaggtgcttgcttgaggccatacaaggatttcaatagtttacacaccattccctcctgaccttctagtacatacccgtctggttgatccatatagatctcctcctccagctctccgtttaggaaagctgtcttaacgtccatctgatggacgagaagaccatgagaggctgccagagcaagtagtactcgaatcgtagtcaagcgagcaactggtgaatATGTGTCGAAGaaatcctcgccttccttttgggtataacccttggccacaagccttgccttatacttttcgattgtaccatcaggcctaagctttttcttgaaaacccatttgcatcctacgggcttacatccatatggacgctcaacgacttcccaagtaccattagacataatcgagtccatttcactgcgtactgcttccttccagtagtcagcgtcaggagatgaatatgcctcttctatggttcttggggtgtcatccacgaggtatacaatgtagtcatctccaaaggattttgcaaccctttgtctcttactcttgcgagtatctacaatgttgtcctcctcaggatttttctcaggcgtttgatcattgtgttctatcggtgcaaagtgctcatggggcatgacagtttctttactagaagtgctaggtgtatatttcataggaaattcattctcaaagaaagtagcatctctggactcaaaaattgtaccagcatgcatgtcgggtactccagagtttactattaagaatctataacccacactgtagatagcataaccaagaaacacacaatcaacagtttttggtccaagtttccgctttttgtctataggtacatttaccttggccaaacagccccatgttcgtaggtatgagagatttaatttcttcctttcccattcctcgaatggtgttacttccttgtgcttcattggaattttattcaggacatgacacgcagtcaaaactgcctcaccccaccattccttggaaagccccgcagtgtctaacatggcattcaccatctcagttagagtacggttctttctttcggccaccccatttgattggggtgaatagggaggcgtcatctcatgaataattccaaactcttcgcaaaaggatgcaaactcattggaaaaatactccccacctctatcagacctcaaccgtttgattttcctttcaagttggttttctacctcagctttatagattttaaagtaatgcaatgcctcatcctttgttttcaatagatacacatagcaaaatctagtgcaatcatctatcagtgtcatgaaatatttctttccccctttagtcaacacgccgttcatttcgcacaaatcggaatgaacaagttctagaggtgccaaattcctcgcctcagatgccttgtgaggcttgcgaggttgtttcgattgaacacaagtatggcacttggaacctttgaccaaagtgaattttggaattaaactcatgttagctaagcgcatcatacaaccgaaattcacatgacagagtcgcgaatgccacacattagactcatcattctcgctaatatggttcacagcgttatgattattacacatgtcattcaaagaaaagcggaacaagcctccgctgtcataaccttttccaacaaaagtcccatatttagatacgacacatttattggactcaaacacaagtctaaaaccttctctacacaatagagagccgctaactagattcttctttattgaagggacatgctgcacgttcttcagctgcacggtctttcccgaagtaaacttcagatcgaccgtaccaacaccatgaacagccgcaagcgacccgtttcccatcaacaaggaggaacctctcccaacctgataagaagaaaacagagaaatgtcagcacatacatgaatattagcaccagtatccacccaccaatcaggtgaatgaaaaacagagagaactgtaggtaatattttaccataccccgatgttcctccgccctcgctaatgatcatgttggcagacttcctgtctttgcgctcaggacagtccttggcccaatgcccagacttgccacacacaaagcagtctccctttgcctttcccttgcctttcttcttaaaattggttgcagccttgggtttgacatcaggcttgactttcttgttgttgtgggatgcatgagggttcttcttctgtaccatattggcactagaacctccctcaacctttttgccccggacgtcgtttgccctcgccttctcctcaacacccaaagagccaatgagatcaggaacactgaactcttgtctcttgtgctttagagaagtggcaaagtccgaccaagaaggtggtagtttggcaataatgccacccgccacaaacttgtccggctactcacagttgttgttctcaagttccttagccagcatctgaatctcatgagcttgttctactacagaacggtcatcgaccatcttgtagtcatagaactgctccatgacatacagctcactgccggcgtcagaaactccgaacttggcctcaagtgcatcccacatgtccttcccagaaggcatgtgcatgtacacgtccactatgttgtcagcgagtacactgatcaatgctccacggaacaggcaatccgaagcctcgaacttagtcTCTTCCTtaggagaaagaggtggttcacttcgtttaccccgtgaaacatagaagcactgcatcgctgtcaaccacaatagtgcacgtgctttccatctcttatagtttgaaccatcaaaagcatgtggtttcagtgcagcagcaaagccaactaccgaaaatgacctatcaggtttttagATTGTTGGAAAAATTGTCattattcggcatattttaatccaagaaattgaaactatgatcatggcataagcagtgtagggtgatcttaatATAACCggtagcatactatgcgcatcatgaatgtcagaaacaggaacataccagtaatgcgataacatgctagaggcatcatgtagaacaggaataagaacatagcgcacacagtatagcgctaacaatgggaacaggagtagcgctaacagcagtagaaggagaagattataccccgagaatggccctccgctggatggtgaggcagaattgcctccgttgttgtagtcgttcacggcacctcctggcgcaccagctccggatccagctcctgtcggcgtcggcggcggcgcaccacctccgccaatagcggcggcagcaactccagacatggcgatgagcagtcgtgcaggaggcactcctcaaaaacctgatcacccgcctacccggtgcagatctcaggcgaaggtgtggtttcggaggcactgcttcttccaatctctcgtgcgcgcaagagatcagaagcgggAAGCGAGAGTAACTcaggcgcggagaaggagaaactaacaccgggaaagaagcgaggaactcggatcggactcgcggcctccttatctatcaggagaaagaacgtggacgcgctgttgcggagggaatcgtgggaacgtgcaactcaggcgcggagaaggagaaactaacaccgggaaagaagcgaggaactcggatcggactcgcggcctccttatctatcaggagaaagaacgtggacgcgctgttgcggagggaatcgtgggaacgtgggttagtggctgcaaaaggatagcgacgtgacgtgacgcacgccgccagccaagccacgcccacgccccggcccagcgcgcgcgcgcgcgtgtggcattccgacccccacctcaactggtcaacagggagcctctaataactccctatttaggttgagatatttctcgcttaaatccagaggtggtattattatcctcaacatttattatgggcctttgagatttaatattataagttgggcctagcccaattattctaacactCACAATCATCATGGAAGATAATGGCGATGTCGAGGAGGACGTGGTGTATGCAATGGCTGAGGTTGTGCAGAACTCAAAATCCCTGCGGCTGTTGGAATGTTCTCTGTTCAAGAGGTGTCATTTCCCTGTCAGACTTTCTGGTCTGAAGCACCTTCGTCATGTCAAGATTTCAATGCTTTAAAACGCATTAGATCTCACTGGCAGTGGCAGATGGGTTATACTGAGATTCATTCAAAGAAGTAAAGCTCAAACCATATTATATGTCTCTATGTTGTCCACAGAACTACCAAAATGTGTTATCTGTAAATCAGTACTACTGGAGGAAACTGTCTGCTTCTCTGTATCGTTGTATCGTGTGTTTGGAGTTTGGATTCTGTATCATTGTATTGTGCGTTTGGAGTTTGGATTATGTATCACTGTGTCGTGTGTTTGGAACTTGGATTCTGTATCGCTTGTTTCAGATAATGGAATGACTGTACGAACTGTGTGCTAAATTTGTGCACTTGTATTTTGGGGTGCCTATCTGGAATTTGTAGTTTTCATTTTCTAGCGGGATTTGATTTATCTCTTGTGGAATTCCTCTGTTTTTCTCTATTCTTGATGAGAAATCTCTGTTTCCAGTTTTTACTATGGAACTTTTTTCTTAGTTCATGCCTTTTTATCTTTGGTATCTACGAATGAATGTACATTTCACATACACCCTCATTTCATTCGTACTGTAAGTCGCTtggatttttttcttaattaaatttatttaagttttatcagtttataaaaaatatagcatCGTTTTCAACattaaacaaatatattattaaaatatattcaatgttacaaTTAATAAAACTAGTTTGGTGTTGtggatgttgctaaatttttttataaatttaatcaaaattaaagaagtttaattagtgaaaaaaaaatcaaaaccatAATGGAGGGTGTAACAAACTGCTTTCAATATTATTTCGCATTGAGATAAATGTTGTTCCGAGAGGGAAGGCAGGGAGTCGGGGATATGAATCAAGTTTCTCAAGACAAGGACATGGTTGGCATTCTACTTGCCGTTGAATCCTAGTACAACAACAAAACGTCAAAACCTTACGCAcatcctccattttttttaaaaaaaaagactttcTCAAATGGATTCGTAGTCGTTAgtcgtttttctttttaaggACTGAGGgagttcagatttcagaataCTCTATGGACACAATTTGTTTTTCTATTTCACACACAAACTGCATACTGCTGTTAATATTTTATAGAGGCGTATCTGTAGGTGGTCCGGGTGGTCCCAAAAAAATTGCGATCAAACCTAGTATATAtcatattttagaaaataaaaagaaaaatcgcgATTTGCACGGCGCACGCACGCACTTGGACTTGGAAACTAACTTTTCCAAGTCGCGCGCGGGGCCTCTCCTCGTTTTCCGTTTTTCGCCCTGCCGCCGCGATGCAATGCGACACGAGGAGCCCTGCACGTGCGTGACTGCCACCTTGACTCCGCATGCGCCGACCGCCGTTTTCTGCTTCCCCGTTGCGGCGCCACCAGCAGCCGCCCACCTCGGATACTAAGCGTCTCTCCATTTCCGAGTCTACTCTCCGTTCCTACATTTCCGTCCGTGAGTCCGTGACCGTGAGGCATGAAAACTGAGACCTCCTTGGACCGCAAGTCCGCGACGGCCGACGCCCCGACGGGGCGCGCACGACTTGCCGTTGCAGACTTCGGCTCGGCGCCCGGCCAGACGCGCCTCGGCGGCGATCATGACCGGCAACTCCCCTCGTCAATCGTTGTCTTAGGGAGTTAGGTAatcttctttaaacttttatatacatataagctttttaagttaaaattttacttaattattaattttatatgttttaaTTAAGATATGTTATATTTTTGATCTATTCATAAGTTATACTTGCATTGTATATACTAGCATAGTTAGATTTACTGTGTTTAGAAAAGAAATTTCAGTCGGACCACCCATATCCTAAATCCTAGATCCGCCACTGAATATTTATTTTATAGTGTGATGGAGGCTACACTGTGAGAAAATGCATATCAATTTTTTTCCAAGCTTTCAACAGAATGGGCACTGTGGCAGAAATCAGTAGCTCTTTACTTTGGCCCAACTGCTGGTGCAAATTAATCTTAACCATCAATTTCTCAATCGGATGGACACCACGTGCTTGCACTATACGGTTTGAATGCTCAATCATTCCCTCTGCTCAACTTgtgctccacctccacccctCCAATGGCAGCGGTGACCGAAAAATCGGTAGAATTTGTTGCATTAGGCTCGATTCCTAGGCAGAGGCAACAGCGTATCCAGAGACGACAAACTTGCAAGACGCATGAGAGAATCGAGAACCGGCGAACAAATCTACAAGGTCACACACATAAAGGCAGTTACCGGGAGGATATCTCTAGGTTGTTAGCAGAGCAACATAGAGAGAGAAATGGAGAGTGGATAAGGAGGGACTGTTAGTTATCCCACACACCAAAAAAATATAGGGGAAAGTAGGGAGATGAGTCACAATGTCCGTTGTAAAAGGTGGGGGCTATTGTCGAGCACCCATTGACTAAGCAGTAGATACGGTTAACTCTACTCACGTATGATCCTAACGTGCGAAGGTGCTATGGCTTTTTATTCATCTACCATATAGCCGTACAATGAAACATGTCCACTGcaacgagtttttttttttaaaaaaatgtccactactacctccgtcccaaaaaaagccGATTCCTGAGGCGGAGCTGTTGTCCCACAAAAAATCAAACTCTACTGCAATCACCGAGAAACATTAATACGATAGGATGCAGAGCAGTCTTGGCGATGGGAAGCAGAGCATTGGCATTGAATTTTCTCCATTTATTTTTTCAATTGATGGCTGTACTTGGGTACTTTGGTAAGGGCATTATAGTTAATTTTACTAGTACTTTTACTTTGACTTTGAGATTCTAGAGTTTACCTTTCTATGATTCTAGGGTTTACCTTtctatgagacggagggagtacaaccgAACATGTCCATGGTTATGAATCCTATGATGACGTGTTTGAAACCCTTGTGACGTCGGTTGCACCGCACCGATGAGTTAATCTGAACCGTCCATTGCCAATCGGATGAACGCCACGTGCTCGCACCGCACGGCGTCAATTGCCAACCCGATTCCCCCACTCATTTCCCTCCTCCACTCAACTcgagctccacctccaccgctccaatggcggcggtggccggaacCCTAGCTccactcttcctcctccccctacGCCGTCGTCCTCCACTCCCCCACCCCATCTCCCTGATGCCGACGTCCCCCTCCAccctccgcccccgccaccgccgccgcctcgccgtcgccctggcggcgaacggcggaggcggcggcgatggcgatggtgggcccccggcggaggagggggaggagaagcggCGGAAGGGCCCGTCGCTCCCGGCGCTGTCGGAGATCCGGTGGGGGGAGCTGCTGACCCCGGAGCCAgcgaacgcggcggcggtggcgctgtcGGCCGCGCTCGCCTGGGCCGGCgcgtcgctgctgctgcagctggcgCTCATCTCGTTCGCCATATTCACCGCCGCCGTCAAGTACTCCTTCGtcgccgcgctcctcctctTCGTCCTCATCGCTCTCCTGTGACTGTGATGTGAGTGGCCAAGtaaacccccccccccttcccctccccgatGCGGAACATAGGATTGTGATAATCTGTGAAACATGTCTGAATTTTGCATTGCAActgaaatccacaatagtctatTGTCACTATGCTGTTTCACAATATTATGGAACAAATGGAGCTTCTCGATACGCTTACATTACAAATATAGATCTGTTGAACACACTTTAATTAAGACGGAAGGTCCACAACAACAAAATACAGTTCGGTTCGTATGGGCTTAGTATAACATGTACTCTTTGAATGATAAGCATGCCTTGTAGATATACCCGGAGTTGAATTGACCAAGGTCCTTTGACGGCTAGATTGAGAAGAAGCGATTTCCGTAGGTCATTGGTTGTGTTGGTTGTTGACTATGGAGATCCAACAAAGACATGTATAGCTTTTGCTGTTCTTTCACCTGATCAACGACCATTGAGCATGAACAAATTATTAGCAAACTTATATTGCACTGAATCTTGTACTAAATCTATGTTATTGCACTAAATCTTGTATTTGCACTGACACTTCGCAAATTTCTGCTGATGAACATTGTATTGCAGTCTTATATAGAACTCCATCAACAATTATATTGTTGTTGATACAAAGTTATTCATAATTCATGAAGAACTGTGCAGCAGTTATATACgtgaaaaaaagataatatcaAGCTTTTTTGCTTTTCATTGCAAAACAACTGCAGCTAATTCTAGTAaagagctacttcctccgtttcacaatgtaagtcattctagcattttccacattcatattgatgttaatgaatctagacatatatatccatctagattcattaacattaatatgaatataggaaatgctagaatgacttacattgtgaaacggagggagtacttctgtTAAATTGTGAGTGCCCGTAAATTTACAGAAATGCCCTGTTGATAATTAATCTTCAGGTCTAATTTCAGATTTGGTTATCTCCTAATTCTAGTTATAGGGCTACATTTTTTAAATTGAGGAAACATTATCATGTCTATTTTCAAATTATGAAGCGTAGTTGCATGTGTTTTCATCTTTCCAAATTATGAAGTGTAAATTGTCTATGCTATATGTTAGGTTCTGTCGCACATCAAATAGAGTGTAATTTGGATGCTATCCCCAAATGGAGAGTTTGTTTGGCTAGTTGCTTTCTTGATAAGCTGAGGATAATTTCTATTGGGCTGAAGCCTAAATATAGTGATCAAATTATGGGCACCAAGAAATTGACATATTTCAAGCAAATGTTATAAAGTTTCTGTCTAGTGTTACCTTCTCTTGAAGCATTTCATTTGCTTCTTTTAGTATGCCTTCCtgcacataaaaaaaaaattctctagcATTACACATTCAGGATTTTAATAATGAGTTAATTGAACTTGTGATTCCTCAACTATGAACCACTTAACATTTGTCTGTCCACTATGAAACTGACTAACTTATTAATGCTTTGGGCCTTTGGCTCATCGCCTCCCTACACCCTAACACTATAATTTTCTTTCCAATATGAAAAACTTCAGCATATTATTACGTTTGGTATGGCCTTTGACGCCTGAACACCTTGATCTGTGATGTCAAATGGGTGCACTGTGCCCAAACAAAAAATATCCAAGATGTGAAGTTTTTGGGACTGATTTCGCCAATTTTAAAGTTGGTGGACAGAATTGAGCAACTAGAATAGTATGATGGGAAAAAAGGACTAATTACCTTTTAATGGTTTATTTCAAACCTCTAACTTGCAGTTTTCTCTTGTTTTTTAAATAGCCTGAAAACCAAATGTAACTACCTTCTGTTCTTATGTTTTGGCAtaacttatactccctccgtttcacaatgtaagactttctagcattgctcacatacatatagatgttaatgtatctaaacacatacatatgtctagattcattaacatctaaatgaatgtgagcaatgctagaaagtcttacattgtgaaacggaggaagtacctttTTTGATGATTCATCTTGTAAACAGAGAATGTGTATGCTTAGATGAACAGAAACTTTACAGAACAAGCAATAAGACATCAGACATTGAGACTAACCTTGTTTCTAAGAAATTGAATCTCTTGTTGCATCATCTGCATCTGTTAGAAGATATTTCATATTGGTGTTCTGAATACTCTTTAAAGATCTGAAAGAATTAGAGGAAATAAATGGAGAATAGCTGTCTTACCTTTGTTGTGCGTATTTGGTAAATCCATAGTTCAAGACCTTTCTCTAGTGCATGCAATTTATCTAGTGTCATTTCCCCTGCTCCCCCTCCATATGTAGacctgctttttttttcatttatgagTCCAAAGTTTTTCTGAGGTAGTTGTCCATATTGAATAAAAGTTATGTTTCATGCTGGTTTTTTGTGCTGACCATAAGGCTTATCATGATTAGACTGAATTGATACTGTCTATATCACTCAAATCACTTCAATCCCAGTTTTCTTGATTGGGAATGGAATTAAAGCTATTAGGCAGTTCAGATGTTAATCTTTTTCTACTATTGGCTTCCTCTTGTTACTTATGTATTGAAATAGTGtctgttaaattttttttaatcttcgtTGAGTGATCATACTCTGCCTGATTCTGTTGGAAACCAGTTGTTTGCATGGAAATCCCACAATCTTCTAATCCTTCTGTAGAGGGGAATTGATCATGTGCCACTTCTTTAGAGTGGTAACTGGTCATTTTTCCGTTTTATAAATAGATCGGTTTTCAGTATTTTCTTCTTCTGAGCTCTTGATTATCACGAAAATTTGACGATGATTATTAGTCGAACTTTAAACTTGTACAGTGAAAATGGCATTTCTCATATGTTAAACTTAGTCTGTTCCTCACTAATTTAGGGTAGTTTACAAGATAATCATGTGCTGAAAATGTTAGCAATCCATTTTATGGTCGAATTACACAGGCCACGTGACTCAACAGGTCCTAATGTCTCATTAGGCCACTCTTACTGTTTATCAGTGCAGAATATGTAATTAGTATCCTGTCGAGCATGAAAGTTACCTAAGACCCCTCTGTAGTAGATCTATTTCTTCCCTTAACAAGAAAATCCCTTGTTCTGCTACCTGCTATATGATGCAAAAGAGTGTGTTAGTAAATCTTTGGTATCATTTGTCAATTTAAGTATATTCATTTATCTTATGAATTGGAACAGGCAATGCT
This genomic window from Oryza sativa Japonica Group chromosome 12, ASM3414082v1 contains:
- the LOC4351751 gene encoding uncharacterized LOC4351751 translates to MAAVAGTLAPLFLLPLRRRPPLPHPISLMPTSPSTLRPRHRRRLAVALAANGGGGGDGDGGPPAEEGEEKRRKGPSLPALSEIRWGELLTPEPANAAAVALSAALAWAGASLLLQLALISFAIFTAAVKYSFVAALLLFVLIALL
- the LOC4351752 gene encoding MADS-box transcription factor 33, which translates into the protein MVRGKVQMRRIENPVHRQVTFCKRRGGLLKKARELSVLCDADVGVIIFSSQGKLHELATNGNMHNLVERYQSNVAGGQMEPGALQRQQVAEQGIFLLREEIDLLQRGLRSTYGGGAGEMTLDKLHALEKGLELWIYQIRTTKMQMMQQEIQFLRNKEGILKEANEMLQEKVKEQQKLYMSLLDLHSQQPTQPMTYGNRFFSI